Within the Archangium lipolyticum genome, the region GACCGACGAGGCGCAAGTCGCCGCCGCGGTCGATAGGGCGGTCGCCGAATATGGCCGGCTCGACATGGCGTTCAACAATGCCGGCATCCAGGTGCCGCCGAGCGATGCCGCCGACGAACCGGCCGAGAACTTCCAGCGCGTGACGGCGGTCAACCAATTCGGCGTCTGGGCATGCATGAAGCACGAGCTGCGCGTCATGCGCGCGCAAGGGTCGGGCGCGATCGTCAACTGCTCGTCGCTGGGCGGCCTGGTCGGCCTGCCCCAGCGCGCGGCCTACCACGGCACCAAGCACGCCGTGCTCGGCATGACCAAGAGCGCCGGTGTGGAGTATGCACCGCGCGGCATCCGTATCAATGCGGTCTGCCCCGGCACGATCGACACGCCGATGGTGCAGGACATGCTGAAGGGCCAGTCGGACGCGATGGAGGAGATCATGAAGCAGCAGTCGATCGGCCGCCTCGGCCGAGCCGAGGAGGTCGCGGCCGCCGTGCTATGGCTGTGCAGCCCGGGCGCGAGCTTCGTGATCGGCGTCGGCCTGCCGGTTGATGGCGGCTTCACCGCGCACTGAGGAGTCATTCCGCTGCACTATACGTATCTGGGCCGCACCGGCCTGATGGTCAGCCTCCTGGCGCTTGGGTGTACCAGCCGATGGGTACAGCCTGCGCCGGCTGAAGATTGAGCCTGCCCCGGGAGCACGTTCTCCGTACCCGGTTGGGCTAGAGTCGGAGCCACCATGGCCTCCCCCTCTCGACGTAGCGCGAGCCTGCCCCTGCTCGCCCTGCTCCTCTTCACGACGCCCACCGTGCACGCGCAGGGCGCCTCCGAGGTCCAGAACTATCTCGTCTCGGTGAACCGCCTGTACGAGGACCTCGAGTACGAGCGCGCGCTGGAGCAGATCCACCGCGCCCGGCGTCTGTCGCGTGGAGTGGAGGAGGACGTCGCGCTCGGGCTCTACGAGGGCATCCTCCTCGACGAGCTGGGCAAGAAGGACGACGCCACCGCGGCCTTCAAGGCGGCCCTCTTCCTGCGCCCGGACGCGAAGC harbors:
- a CDS encoding SDR family oxidoreductase — its product is MNPTYDFKGQVALVTGAAMGMGLATARAFAQSGAAVVLADRDGALAAKEAAKIVEEGGIAIGVTCDVTDEAQVAAAVDRAVAEYGRLDMAFNNAGIQVPPSDAADEPAENFQRVTAVNQFGVWACMKHELRVMRAQGSGAIVNCSSLGGLVGLPQRAAYHGTKHAVLGMTKSAGVEYAPRGIRINAVCPGTIDTPMVQDMLKGQSDAMEEIMKQQSIGRLGRAEEVAAAVLWLCSPGASFVIGVGLPVDGGFTAH